The Paenibacillus sp. FSL W8-0426 region CAGCTGAATATCGTCGAAGCCGATCACCGAGATATCCTCCGGCACCCGAATGCCGCTCTCCTCCAGCGCTTTCAATCCGCCGATCGCCATCTCGTCATTCCCGTAAAACACTGCCGACGGAAGATCCTTTTGCATGATCATCATCTTGGTCGCGCTATACCCGCCCTCGCGTACGAAATTCCCGCTCAGGCGCCATTTCGAGCGCTCTTCCAGGCCAGCCTCCTGCATCGCCCGGATATAACCTTGATATCTCAAAGCGTTATCGTACGAATTGGACGGCCCGCTGATATAAGCAATCGTCCGGTGGCCGCCTTGGATCAGATGACGCGTAGCCAAATATCCGCCCTGCTCCCCGTCCACAAGTACATTGACCAGATGGTCTCCGGACAAATGGCGGTCCATCACGATGATCGGAAAACGCTCCCCGGCCGACTCCACCAAAATATCGTCATGGATGTTATGCGCCAAAACGATGGCTCCATCCACCCTCTTCTCACGCAAAAACCGCACGGCCGTCGAATCGCGGCCCCCCATGGAGCTGCACGCGATCAGATCGTATCCGTTAGCCAACGCCACGTCCTGCACGCTGCGGATCAGTTCGGAATAATACGGACCCGACAAGTCGGTCAGGATCAGCGCAATCGTATTGGTCCGGCTCCGCTTCAGGTCCATGGCAAAGCCGTTTTTGCGGTAATTCAGTTCCCGTGCCGCCTCGAGCACTTTAGCCCTGGTCTTGGCACTCACCTTGCTGTCCCCGTTCAATGCATAGGATGCCGTCGATAATGCCACACCTGCCAGCTTGGCCACATCCTTAATCGTTGCCATTCCACGTTCGCCCCTTCTTACAAGAACAAAATCTCATTTTAACTACATTTTATACTGTAAATGGTTATAACAACCACTTAATTCTATACAAAAACATGATATTGATTTCCCTCATTTGATTCGAAACGTTTCGAGGTGTTTCCAAAAAAAATGGACCTGCTTGCGCCGGCTTGAATTCCAGTATACACACCCATCTACGTGGGTGCTCGTTCATCAAAACAACTTCAAAAAATGAAGAAGATGGAACAACGCCCATGTTGCTTTAAAAAAACAGCTTATAAAACCATGCATTGAAACGTTTCGACACTATCATTATAGACGGAGTTGACAGCGATTTCAACCATTTTATCCATTTTCGCAGAATTAAGTATGCCCGCTGACTCGTTTTCGT contains the following coding sequences:
- a CDS encoding LacI family DNA-binding transcriptional regulator — protein: MATIKDVAKLAGVALSTASYALNGDSKVSAKTRAKVLEAARELNYRKNGFAMDLKRSRTNTIALILTDLSGPYYSELIRSVQDVALANGYDLIACSSMGGRDSTAVRFLREKRVDGAIVLAHNIHDDILVESAGERFPIIVMDRHLSGDHLVNVLVDGEQGGYLATRHLIQGGHRTIAYISGPSNSYDNALRYQGYIRAMQEAGLEERSKWRLSGNFVREGGYSATKMMIMQKDLPSAVFYGNDEMAIGGLKALEESGIRVPEDISVIGFDDIQLSEYVHPPLTTVRQPKHEAGSLAGHLLFQMLNGEAVNPSYTLTIDMVERRSVRAVQAESDVSPA